Proteins encoded within one genomic window of Cellulomonas xiejunii:
- the rapZ gene encoding RNase adapter RapZ has protein sequence MSEPSPITVPQGIPALEAAAEAPVLEQPQVLVITGMSGAGRTRADAVLEDLGWYVVDNLPAQMLTHLVGMLTSGPVGTGARRLAAVIDVRGREYFAALTGVLDHLQGSGVELRLLFLDASDEVLVRRYEQVRRPHPLQDEGRILDGIAQERALLSDLRERADTVIDTSDLNVHDLARVVRAGVAGPADDVLLLSVLSFGFKYGIPLDADHVVDVRFLSNPYWITELRHLSGRDAPVRDYVLGLPGATTFVDRYVDALEPVLAGYLHEEKRYATIAVGCTGGKHRSVAISEAIGARLRDRGHRVQVTARDLGKE, from the coding sequence ATGAGCGAGCCCTCGCCGATCACGGTGCCGCAGGGCATCCCCGCCCTCGAAGCGGCTGCGGAGGCCCCCGTCCTGGAACAGCCCCAGGTGCTGGTCATCACCGGCATGTCCGGCGCGGGTCGCACGCGCGCGGACGCCGTGCTGGAGGACCTCGGCTGGTACGTCGTCGACAACCTTCCGGCGCAGATGCTCACCCACCTCGTCGGCATGCTGACGAGCGGACCGGTCGGTACCGGTGCGCGCCGGCTCGCCGCGGTCATCGACGTGCGCGGCCGGGAGTACTTCGCTGCGCTGACCGGTGTCCTGGACCACCTCCAGGGCAGCGGAGTCGAGCTGCGCCTGCTGTTCCTCGACGCGTCGGACGAGGTCCTGGTCCGCCGGTACGAGCAGGTGCGCCGTCCGCACCCGCTGCAGGACGAGGGGCGGATCCTCGACGGCATCGCGCAGGAGCGGGCCCTGCTCTCGGACCTGCGCGAGCGCGCGGACACGGTGATCGACACCTCCGACCTCAACGTCCACGACCTGGCTCGCGTCGTGCGCGCCGGCGTCGCGGGCCCCGCGGACGACGTGCTGCTCCTGTCGGTGCTGTCGTTCGGCTTCAAGTACGGGATCCCCCTGGACGCCGACCACGTCGTGGACGTCCGGTTCCTGTCGAACCCGTACTGGATCACCGAGCTGCGTCACCTGTCCGGCAGGGACGCGCCCGTGCGCGACTACGTGCTCGGCCTGCCGGGCGCCACCACCTTCGTCGACCGCTACGTCGACGCGCTCGAACCCGTGCTCGCCGGCTACCTGCACGAGGAGAAGCGTTACGCGACGATCGCGGTGGGCTGCACGGGCGGCAAGCACCGGTCCGTCGCGATCAGCGAGGCGATCGGGGCGCGACTGCGCGACCGCGGCCACCGGGTGCAGGTGACGGCGCGGGACCTGGGCAAGGAGTGA
- the uvrC gene encoding excinuclease ABC subunit UvrC, translating into MADPATYRPAPGEIPDAPGVYRFRDEHGRVVYVGKAKSLRNRLNSYFQDIAGLHPRTRQMVTTAAAVQWTVVGTEVEALALEYTWIKEYDPRFNVKYRDDKSYPYLAVTMADEVPRVQVMRGAKRRGTRYFGPYAHAWAIRETVDLLLRVFPVRTCSAGVFKRARQQGRPCLLGYIDKCSAPCVGRIGVDEHHQLAQDFCDFMAGDTARFTRRLTRAMKEAAAELDYERAARLRDDIKTLEKATERNAVVLSDGTDADVFALAGDELEAAVQVFHVRDGRIRGQRGWVVEKVEDIDDAALVEHLLQQVYGSEDPEAATASVPREVLVPVLPTDVEQVQAWLTGLRGSRVQVRVPQRGDKRELAATVLRNAEHALALHRTRRAGDLTSRSMALREIQEALDLPSAPLRIECYDVSHNQGTYQSASMVVFEDGLARKNEYRLFTVRGPQGQGARDDTAAMHEVITRRFRRYLAERADSHDPELGDDAEDDVPRTGPVDERTGRPTRFAYPPNLVVVDGGPPQVAAAAAALAELGIDDVALCGLAKRLEEVWLPGEEYPVILRRASEGLYLLQRVRDEAHRFAITAHRKRRSKGMTVSVLDDVPGLGPARKAALLRHFGSVKRLRAASAEEIATVPGMGERTAQAVVAALATPADPGTDVSAALPGGSTEPGDGEPGILGA; encoded by the coding sequence ATGGCCGATCCCGCGACCTACCGACCGGCGCCGGGCGAGATCCCTGACGCACCGGGCGTCTACCGGTTCCGGGACGAGCACGGCCGTGTCGTGTACGTGGGCAAGGCCAAGAGCCTGCGCAACCGGCTGAACAGCTACTTCCAGGACATCGCCGGGCTGCACCCGCGCACGCGGCAGATGGTGACGACCGCCGCCGCCGTCCAGTGGACCGTCGTCGGCACCGAGGTCGAGGCCCTGGCGCTCGAGTACACGTGGATCAAGGAGTACGACCCGCGGTTCAACGTGAAGTACCGCGACGACAAGTCCTACCCGTACCTCGCCGTCACCATGGCGGACGAGGTGCCGCGCGTGCAGGTGATGCGGGGCGCGAAGCGACGCGGCACGCGCTACTTCGGGCCCTACGCGCACGCCTGGGCGATCCGCGAGACGGTCGACCTGCTGCTGCGCGTGTTCCCCGTGCGGACGTGCTCGGCCGGGGTCTTCAAGCGAGCCCGCCAGCAGGGCCGGCCGTGCCTGCTCGGGTACATCGACAAGTGCTCGGCCCCGTGCGTGGGCAGGATCGGGGTCGACGAGCACCACCAGCTCGCCCAGGACTTCTGCGACTTCATGGCCGGTGACACCGCGCGGTTCACGCGACGCCTCACCCGGGCCATGAAGGAAGCCGCCGCCGAGCTCGACTACGAACGTGCCGCGCGCCTGCGGGACGACATCAAGACCCTCGAGAAGGCCACCGAGCGCAACGCGGTGGTGCTCTCGGACGGCACCGACGCGGACGTCTTCGCCCTGGCGGGCGACGAGCTGGAGGCCGCCGTCCAGGTGTTCCACGTCCGCGACGGCCGCATCCGCGGGCAGCGAGGGTGGGTCGTGGAGAAGGTCGAGGACATCGACGACGCCGCCCTCGTCGAGCACCTGCTGCAGCAGGTGTACGGGAGCGAGGACCCGGAGGCCGCGACGGCGTCCGTGCCGCGCGAGGTGCTCGTGCCGGTGCTGCCGACGGACGTCGAGCAGGTCCAGGCGTGGCTCACGGGCCTGCGGGGCAGCAGGGTGCAGGTGCGGGTGCCGCAGCGCGGGGACAAGCGCGAGCTGGCCGCGACGGTGCTGCGCAACGCGGAGCACGCGCTCGCGCTGCACCGCACGCGGCGAGCCGGTGACCTCACGAGCCGCAGCATGGCCCTGCGGGAGATCCAGGAGGCGCTCGACCTGCCGAGCGCTCCCTTGCGCATCGAGTGCTACGACGTGTCCCACAACCAGGGGACGTACCAGTCGGCGTCCATGGTCGTGTTCGAGGACGGCCTCGCGCGCAAGAACGAGTACCGGCTGTTCACGGTCCGCGGCCCGCAGGGGCAGGGGGCGCGCGATGACACCGCCGCCATGCACGAGGTCATCACGCGACGCTTCCGGCGGTACCTCGCGGAGCGCGCGGACTCCCACGACCCGGAGCTGGGCGACGACGCCGAGGACGACGTGCCACGCACGGGGCCCGTCGACGAGCGGACCGGCCGACCGACGAGGTTCGCGTACCCGCCGAACCTCGTGGTCGTCGACGGTGGACCGCCGCAGGTGGCCGCCGCCGCGGCGGCGCTCGCCGAGCTCGGCATCGACGACGTCGCGCTGTGCGGCCTGGCCAAGCGGCTCGAGGAGGTCTGGCTGCCGGGGGAGGAGTACCCCGTGATCCTGCGCCGCGCGTCGGAAGGGCTCTACCTGCTGCAGCGGGTGCGCGACGAGGCCCACCGGTTCGCGATCACCGCGCACCGCAAGCGGCGCAGCAAGGGCATGACCGTGTCCGTCCTCGACGACGTCCCTGGCCTGGGACCGGCACGCAAGGCCGCGCTGCTGCGGCACTTCGGCTCGGTGAAGCGGCTGCGCGCGGCCAGCGCCGAGGAGATCGCGACGGTGCCCGGCATGGGGGAGCGCACGGCGCAGGCGGTCGTGGCGGCGCTCGCGACGCCGGCGGACCCGGGGACGGACGTCTCCGCCGCGCTGCCCGGCGGGTCCACGGAGCCGGGGGACGGCGAGCCTGGCATCCTGGGGGCATGA
- a CDS encoding OsmC family protein, whose translation MAQLLHQFSVDLTWTGAGDEGTATYTSYGRDHLLTSGGRPPLPGTSDPGFRGDPDRWSPEDLLVGALSQCHMLWFLHLAASAGVVVVGYTDAASGTMRIEAAGHGRFTEVVLRPRVTVRNPTLADGTAVDGALLAGIHHRAQEHCFIARSVNFPVRHEAAPLTYEQRPA comes from the coding sequence ATGGCACAGCTCCTGCACCAGTTCTCGGTGGACCTGACGTGGACCGGCGCCGGCGACGAGGGCACGGCGACGTACACCTCCTACGGGCGCGACCACCTGCTGACGTCGGGTGGGCGGCCGCCGCTGCCCGGCACGTCGGACCCCGGCTTCCGGGGCGACCCGGACCGCTGGTCGCCCGAGGACCTGCTGGTCGGTGCGCTGTCGCAGTGCCACATGCTGTGGTTCCTGCACCTCGCCGCCAGCGCCGGTGTCGTCGTGGTCGGCTACACCGACGCGGCGTCGGGGACGATGCGGATCGAGGCGGCGGGCCACGGTCGGTTCACCGAGGTCGTGCTCCGTCCCCGCGTCACCGTCCGCAACCCGACGCTCGCGGACGGCACGGCCGTCGACGGCGCCCTGCTCGCAGGGATCCACCACCGGGCGCAGGAGCACTGCTTCATCGCCCGGTCCGTCAACTTCCCCGTGCGCCACGAGGCCGCTCCGCTCACGTACGAGCAGCGCCCCGCCTGA
- the uvrA gene encoding excinuclease ABC subunit UvrA gives MSDRLVVRGAREHNLRNVDLDLPRDALIAFTGLSGSGKSSLAFDTIFAEGQRRYVESLSAYARQFLGQMDKPDVDFIEGLSPAVSIDQKSTNRNPRSTVGTITEVYDYLRLLFARAGTQHCPVCGERVTAQTPQQIVDRLLELPDGTRYQVLAPVVRGRKGEYADLFRELQGKGFSRARVDGEVVQLASPPTLEKKLKHDIDVVVDRLVSREGVQRRLTDSVETALGLAGGLLVVELVDADADDPQRERRFSEKRACPNDHVLTLEEVEPRTFSFNAPYGACPECTGLGSRLEVDPDLVIPDDDLSLAQGAVAPWAQMSSEYFQRVLSALASDLGFSMDTPWRALPQRARDAVLHGQNHEVHVKYRNRWGRERQYSTGFEGVITFLQRRHAETDSEWSKEKYEAFMREVPCPTCDGTRLKPEVLAVKIDGRSIADVCALPIDEARDFIADLQLGERERAIAAQVVKEIQARLGFLLDVGLDYLSLMRPAATLSGGEAQRIRLATQIGSGLVGVLYVLDEPSIGLHQRDNRRLIDTLTRLRDLGNTLIVVEHDEDTIRTADWIVDIGPGAGEHGGRVVHSGDLEGLLASQESVTGAYLSGRRSIPMPAVRRPVDPSRQVTVVGARENNLRGIDVSFPLGVLTAVTGVSGSGKSTLVNGILYTVMANELNGARQVAGRHRRVTGLDQLDKVVHVDQGPIGRTPRSNPATYTGVWDHVRKLFAETTEAKVRGYTPGRFSFNVKGGRCEACSGDGTLKIEMNFLPDVYVPCEVCHGARYNRETLEVHFKGKTVADVLAMPIEEAAEFFAAVPAISRHLRTLVDVGLGYVRLGQPAPTLSGGEAQRVKLAAELQRRSTGRTIYVLDEPTTGLHFEDIRKLLGVLQSLVDKGNTVLVIEHNLDVIKNADWVVDMGPEGGSGGGTVVAQGTPEHIANVPESHTGRFLAEALEPARVEVAV, from the coding sequence CTGTCCGACCGTCTCGTGGTCCGTGGCGCCAGGGAGCACAACCTCCGCAACGTCGACCTGGACCTGCCGCGCGATGCGCTCATCGCCTTCACCGGCCTGTCCGGCTCCGGCAAGTCGTCCCTCGCGTTCGACACGATCTTCGCCGAGGGGCAGCGCCGCTACGTCGAGTCGCTCTCGGCGTACGCCCGCCAGTTCCTGGGGCAGATGGACAAGCCGGACGTCGACTTCATCGAGGGCCTGTCGCCGGCCGTGTCGATCGACCAGAAGTCGACGAACCGCAACCCCCGCTCGACCGTCGGCACGATCACCGAGGTCTACGACTACCTCCGGCTGCTCTTCGCGCGCGCCGGGACGCAGCACTGCCCGGTGTGCGGCGAGCGCGTCACCGCGCAGACCCCGCAGCAGATCGTCGACCGGCTGCTCGAGCTCCCCGACGGCACGCGGTACCAGGTGCTCGCACCCGTGGTCCGCGGGCGCAAGGGCGAGTACGCGGACCTTTTCCGCGAGCTGCAGGGCAAGGGCTTCTCGCGCGCGCGGGTCGACGGCGAGGTGGTCCAGCTCGCGTCCCCGCCGACGCTGGAGAAGAAGCTCAAGCACGACATCGACGTGGTCGTCGACCGCCTGGTCTCCCGGGAGGGCGTGCAGCGGCGCCTGACGGACTCGGTCGAGACGGCGCTCGGCCTCGCGGGCGGCCTGCTCGTCGTGGAGCTCGTCGACGCCGACGCGGACGACCCGCAGCGCGAGCGGCGCTTCTCCGAGAAGCGCGCGTGCCCGAACGACCACGTGCTGACGCTCGAGGAGGTGGAGCCGCGGACGTTCTCCTTCAACGCGCCCTACGGCGCCTGCCCCGAGTGCACAGGGCTGGGGTCACGCCTCGAGGTGGACCCCGACCTGGTGATCCCCGACGACGACCTGTCGCTCGCGCAGGGTGCGGTCGCGCCCTGGGCGCAGATGTCGTCCGAGTACTTCCAGCGCGTCCTGTCCGCGCTCGCGTCGGACCTGGGCTTCTCGATGGACACCCCCTGGCGGGCGCTGCCGCAGCGGGCACGTGACGCGGTGCTGCACGGCCAGAACCACGAGGTCCACGTCAAGTACCGCAACCGGTGGGGCCGCGAGCGGCAGTACTCGACCGGCTTCGAGGGGGTCATCACCTTCCTCCAGAGGCGCCACGCCGAGACCGACTCGGAGTGGAGCAAGGAGAAGTACGAGGCGTTCATGCGGGAGGTGCCCTGTCCCACGTGCGACGGGACGCGCCTGAAGCCCGAGGTCCTCGCGGTGAAGATCGACGGTCGCTCGATCGCGGACGTGTGCGCGCTGCCGATCGACGAGGCGCGGGACTTCATCGCAGATCTCCAGCTCGGGGAGCGCGAGCGGGCGATCGCGGCGCAGGTGGTCAAGGAGATCCAGGCGCGGTTGGGGTTCCTGCTCGACGTCGGGCTGGACTACCTGTCGCTCATGCGTCCCGCGGCGACGCTCTCCGGCGGGGAGGCGCAGCGCATCCGGCTCGCCACCCAGATCGGCTCGGGGCTCGTCGGGGTCCTCTACGTGCTGGACGAGCCGTCGATCGGCCTGCACCAGCGCGACAACCGGCGGCTGATCGACACCTTGACGCGGCTGCGCGACCTGGGGAACACCCTCATCGTCGTCGAGCACGACGAGGACACCATCCGCACGGCCGACTGGATCGTGGACATCGGGCCGGGCGCGGGTGAGCACGGCGGTCGGGTCGTGCACTCCGGCGACCTGGAGGGACTCCTGGCGTCGCAGGAGTCGGTCACGGGTGCGTACCTGTCCGGCCGGCGTTCGATCCCGATGCCGGCCGTGCGTCGGCCCGTGGACCCGTCCCGTCAGGTGACGGTCGTCGGGGCGCGGGAGAACAACCTCCGCGGGATCGACGTGTCGTTCCCCCTCGGTGTGCTGACCGCCGTCACCGGGGTCTCCGGTTCAGGCAAGTCCACCCTGGTCAACGGGATCCTCTACACCGTCATGGCGAACGAGCTCAACGGCGCGCGCCAGGTCGCCGGCCGGCACAGGCGCGTCACCGGTCTGGACCAGCTGGACAAGGTCGTGCACGTCGACCAGGGCCCGATCGGTCGCACGCCGCGGTCCAACCCCGCGACGTACACGGGGGTCTGGGACCACGTCCGCAAGCTGTTCGCGGAGACCACCGAGGCGAAGGTGCGCGGCTACACGCCCGGGCGCTTCTCGTTCAACGTCAAGGGTGGCCGCTGCGAGGCGTGCTCGGGGGACGGCACCCTGAAGATCGAGATGAACTTCCTGCCGGACGTCTACGTGCCGTGCGAGGTGTGCCACGGGGCCCGGTACAACCGCGAGACGCTCGAGGTGCACTTCAAGGGCAAGACCGTCGCCGACGTCCTGGCGATGCCGATCGAGGAGGCGGCCGAGTTCTTCGCGGCCGTCCCGGCGATCTCCCGGCACCTGCGGACCCTCGTCGACGTCGGGCTGGGCTACGTCCGGCTCGGGCAGCCGGCGCCGACCCTGTCGGGCGGCGAGGCGCAGCGCGTCAAGCTGGCTGCCGAGCTGCAGCGCCGGTCCACGGGGCGCACGATCTACGTCCTGGACGAGCCGACGACCGGCCTGCACTTCGAGGACATCCGCAAGCTCCTGGGAGTCCTGCAGTCGCTGGTGGACAAGGGCAACACCGTCCTGGTGATCGAGCACAACCTCGACGTCATCAAGAACGCCGACTGGGTGGTCGACATGGGGCCGGAGGGTGGCTCCGGTGGCGGGACGGTCGTCGCGCAGGGCACCCCCGAGCACATCGCGAACGTGCCCGAGAGCCACACCGGCCGGTTCCTCGCCGAGGCTCTGGAGCCCGCGCGGGTCGAGGTGGCCGTCTGA
- a CDS encoding glycoside hydrolase family 15 protein: MSALPTPQPVGSDLPGAQVPIEDYAVLGDGHTAALVSRRGSVDWLCLPRFDSDACFAALLGTPDHGRWLLTVPDATEVTRRYRGDSFVLETTYRAPRGTAVVTEAMPLGDGRADVVRRLECTHGEVEVEHEWVVRFGYGRVQPWVRRETDEEGCETIRAVAGPDSLVLRGDRLPRPDAHRHRDRFTLRAGESVELSLTWVHSWEPVPPRLTVPDRVDATAVAWGLWARDCTYDGPYREAVVRSLLVLRLLSDTTTGGIVAASTTSLPETFGGERNWDYRYCWLRDAALTLEALLEQGFRQEATQWRDWLVRAVAGDPKDVQIMYRVDGGRRLPEMELAHLPGYAGSRPVRLGNAAVGQVQHDVLGGVMSALAMAREAGLSETADTWALQRLLVDDLASTWREPDRGIWEVRGAPRHFTHSKVMAWAALDRAVHAVETHGLPGPVARWRRVREEIRADVLEHGWSPERGTFVQHYGARHTDASLLQVLQVGFVPADGPHARGTIAAVREELEVAPGLLLRYRTERTDDGLQGAEAPFLACSFWLADALARADDVAGATAVLDVLVPLANDVGMLAEQYDPVARRMVGNVPQALSHLALVRAAHRHDLAARRAAVAASAVAP; this comes from the coding sequence ATGAGCGCACTACCGACCCCCCAGCCTGTCGGCTCGGACCTCCCCGGCGCGCAGGTGCCGATCGAGGACTACGCCGTCCTCGGTGACGGCCACACCGCCGCGCTCGTCTCACGGCGCGGCTCGGTGGACTGGCTGTGTCTACCGAGGTTCGACTCCGACGCCTGCTTCGCCGCCCTGCTCGGGACCCCCGACCACGGCCGGTGGCTGCTGACGGTGCCCGACGCGACCGAGGTGACGCGCCGGTACCGCGGCGACTCGTTCGTCCTCGAGACCACCTACCGGGCGCCACGTGGTACGGCGGTCGTGACCGAGGCCATGCCGCTGGGCGACGGGCGGGCCGACGTCGTGCGACGCCTCGAGTGCACGCACGGTGAGGTGGAGGTCGAGCACGAGTGGGTGGTGCGGTTCGGGTACGGGCGCGTCCAGCCGTGGGTCCGGCGGGAGACCGACGAGGAGGGGTGCGAGACGATCCGCGCCGTCGCCGGACCGGACTCGCTCGTCCTGCGCGGGGACCGGCTCCCCCGCCCCGACGCGCACCGTCACCGGGACCGCTTCACGCTGCGGGCGGGCGAGAGCGTCGAGCTGTCCCTCACGTGGGTCCACTCGTGGGAACCGGTCCCACCGCGGCTGACCGTGCCGGACCGCGTCGACGCCACCGCGGTCGCCTGGGGCCTGTGGGCCCGGGACTGCACCTACGACGGACCGTACCGCGAGGCAGTGGTCCGCTCGCTGCTCGTCCTGCGACTGCTGTCCGACACCACCACGGGCGGCATCGTGGCCGCGTCGACGACGTCGCTGCCGGAGACCTTCGGCGGTGAGCGCAACTGGGACTACCGCTACTGCTGGCTGCGCGATGCGGCCCTGACGTTGGAGGCCCTGCTCGAGCAGGGCTTCCGGCAGGAGGCGACGCAGTGGCGGGACTGGCTCGTGCGTGCCGTCGCGGGCGACCCGAAGGACGTGCAGATCATGTACCGCGTCGACGGTGGGCGCCGCCTGCCGGAGATGGAGCTGGCGCACCTGCCGGGCTACGCCGGGTCCCGTCCCGTGCGCCTGGGCAACGCCGCCGTGGGCCAGGTGCAGCACGACGTGCTGGGCGGGGTCATGTCCGCGCTCGCGATGGCGCGCGAGGCAGGGCTCTCCGAGACGGCCGACACCTGGGCGCTGCAGCGGCTGCTCGTCGACGACCTGGCGAGCACCTGGCGCGAGCCGGACCGCGGCATCTGGGAGGTGCGGGGCGCCCCCCGGCACTTCACCCACTCGAAGGTCATGGCGTGGGCGGCGCTGGACCGCGCGGTCCACGCGGTCGAGACGCACGGCCTGCCCGGGCCGGTGGCGCGGTGGCGCCGGGTGCGCGAGGAGATCCGGGCCGACGTCCTCGAGCACGGGTGGTCACCCGAGCGCGGCACCTTCGTGCAGCACTACGGTGCGCGGCACACGGACGCCTCGCTGCTCCAGGTCCTGCAGGTGGGGTTCGTCCCCGCCGACGGCCCGCACGCGCGCGGCACCATCGCCGCGGTGCGTGAGGAGCTCGAGGTCGCGCCCGGCCTGCTGCTGCGGTACCGCACGGAGCGCACCGATGACGGTCTGCAGGGGGCGGAGGCCCCCTTCCTCGCCTGCTCGTTCTGGCTCGCCGACGCACTGGCGCGCGCCGACGACGTCGCGGGCGCGACCGCGGTGCTCGACGTGCTCGTCCCGCTGGCGAACGACGTGGGCATGCTCGCCGAGCAGTACGACCCGGTGGCGCGTCGCATGGTGGGCAACGTGCCGCAGGCGCTGTCCCACCTCGCCCTCGTCCGGGCGGCGCACCGGCACGACCTGGCGGCACGGCGGGCCGCGGTGGCGGCGTCGGCGGTGGCGCCGTGA
- a CDS encoding MBL fold metallo-hydrolase has translation MSGLGWTGRVEPGGPSAVRVLDEAEIRKASVGPMDNDAYLVTCRRTGAQLLVDAPTDPDRLLSLVREGSASARLDVVVVTHQHRDHLGAVASVLAVTGARLAAGAPDAEAVEKATGHAVDTRLLHRDRLAVGRLVLDVVALRGHTPGSVALALTEPDDVSVPGAAPGRVHLFTGDSLFPGGVGSTQGDPHRFTQLLDDVTTRVFDRYRDDTWVYPGHGDDTTLGEQRPHLAEWAARGW, from the coding sequence GTGAGCGGGCTCGGCTGGACGGGCCGGGTCGAACCCGGTGGACCCAGCGCCGTGCGGGTGCTCGACGAGGCCGAGATCCGCAAGGCGTCGGTCGGCCCGATGGACAACGACGCGTACCTGGTCACGTGCCGCCGCACGGGCGCCCAGCTCCTCGTGGACGCGCCGACCGACCCGGACCGTCTGCTGTCCCTGGTGCGCGAGGGGTCCGCGTCGGCCCGGCTGGACGTGGTGGTCGTCACCCACCAGCACCGCGACCACCTCGGCGCCGTCGCCTCCGTCCTTGCCGTCACGGGAGCACGGCTCGCCGCGGGGGCGCCTGACGCGGAGGCGGTCGAGAAGGCCACGGGTCACGCCGTGGACACCCGGCTGCTGCACCGCGACCGCCTCGCGGTCGGCCGGCTCGTGCTCGACGTCGTCGCCCTGCGCGGCCACACCCCCGGCTCGGTCGCGCTGGCACTCACCGAGCCCGACGACGTGTCGGTGCCCGGTGCGGCGCCGGGCCGCGTGCACCTCTTCACCGGAGACTCGCTGTTCCCCGGCGGGGTGGGCAGCACCCAGGGTGACCCGCACCGGTTCACGCAGCTGCTCGACGACGTGACGACCCGCGTCTTCGACCGGTACCGCGACGACACGTGGGTCTACCCGGGGCACGGCGACGACACCACCCTCGGCGAGCAGCGTCCACACCTCGCGGAGTGGGCCGCGCGCGGTTGGTGA
- a CDS encoding acyl-CoA dehydrogenase family protein — MARSLRTLLTDDLLAGIHARADAHDRDNTFPHDDLADLVAAGYLRAFVPEHLGGSGLSLEEVAREQVRLAGAAPATALAVNMHLVVTGLAALLVARGDTSVEFVLRDAAAGEVFAFGNSEAGNDLVMFGSRTRAVPQADGGYRYHGTKIFTSLSPVWTRLATFGLDDSDPDDPRLVHAVVARDGGGVEARDDWDALGMRASQSATTVLDGAYAPADRVCRRLPVGPSADSFVFALFAVFETLLAAVYTGIGRRALELGIGHARRRTSFKHGGRSYAQDPDIRWRIADAALAQDGAELQVFALARDVDEQVDHGSRWFAQLVGLKVRATETARVVVDLALRVSGGGAYFTGSELARLYRDVLAGIYHPSDDESAHATLATSVLGAPEEG; from the coding sequence ATGGCTCGCTCGCTGCGCACGCTGCTGACCGACGACCTCCTCGCGGGGATCCACGCCCGTGCCGACGCGCACGACCGGGACAACACGTTCCCGCACGACGACCTGGCCGACCTCGTGGCGGCGGGCTACCTGCGGGCGTTCGTGCCCGAGCATCTCGGCGGGTCCGGTCTGTCGCTCGAGGAGGTCGCCCGCGAGCAGGTCCGCCTCGCGGGGGCCGCCCCCGCCACGGCCCTCGCGGTCAACATGCACCTGGTGGTCACGGGGCTCGCCGCGCTGCTCGTCGCGCGGGGCGACACGTCCGTGGAGTTCGTCCTGCGCGACGCTGCCGCGGGTGAGGTCTTCGCGTTCGGCAACTCCGAGGCGGGCAACGACCTCGTCATGTTCGGGTCACGGACGCGGGCCGTCCCGCAGGCCGACGGCGGCTACCGGTACCACGGCACGAAGATCTTCACCTCCCTGTCGCCGGTCTGGACGCGCCTGGCGACCTTCGGCCTGGACGACTCCGACCCCGACGACCCCCGGCTCGTCCACGCGGTCGTCGCCCGCGACGGCGGCGGCGTCGAGGCTCGTGACGACTGGGACGCGCTCGGCATGCGCGCGTCGCAGTCGGCGACGACCGTGCTCGACGGGGCGTACGCACCGGCCGACCGCGTCTGCCGGCGTCTGCCCGTCGGGCCGTCGGCCGACTCGTTCGTGTTCGCGCTCTTCGCCGTCTTCGAGACGCTCCTGGCCGCCGTGTACACCGGCATCGGGCGCCGGGCGCTCGAGCTGGGCATCGGGCACGCCCGGCGCCGCACCTCGTTCAAGCACGGCGGTCGCTCGTACGCGCAGGACCCCGACATCCGTTGGCGCATCGCGGATGCGGCGCTGGCGCAGGACGGCGCCGAGCTGCAGGTGTTCGCGCTCGCGCGAGACGTCGACGAGCAGGTCGACCACGGTTCGCGGTGGTTCGCCCAGCTCGTCGGGCTCAAGGTCCGCGCGACGGAGACCGCGCGGGTCGTCGTCGACCTCGCGCTGCGGGTCTCCGGGGGAGGGGCGTACTTCACCGGCAGCGAGCTCGCGCGGCTGTACCGCGACGTGCTGGCCGGCATCTACCACCCGTCCGACGACGAGTCCGCGCACGCGACGCTCGCGACCTCCGTGCTGGGCGCACCCGAGGAGGGCTGA
- a CDS encoding YciI family protein yields the protein MSTYAVRYTYDERAEVRDAVRPEHRAWLAGLATAGVLLGSGPFTDGEPGALLVLQAPDESALRAVLAQDPFAREGLVAATEVRGWSLVLGPWATSAS from the coding sequence ATGAGCACCTACGCCGTCCGCTACACCTACGACGAGCGGGCCGAGGTCCGCGACGCGGTCCGTCCCGAGCACCGCGCCTGGCTCGCCGGGCTCGCCACCGCGGGGGTCCTGCTGGGCTCCGGACCCTTCACCGACGGGGAGCCCGGCGCGCTGCTCGTCCTGCAGGCTCCCGACGAGAGCGCGCTGCGCGCCGTGCTCGCGCAGGACCCGTTCGCGCGCGAGGGCCTCGTCGCCGCGACCGAGGTGCGCGGCTGGAGCCTCGTCCTCGGCCCCTGGGCGACGTCCGCCTCCTGA